DNA from Asterias amurensis chromosome 7, ASM3211899v1:
cCGCTTTAAATTCATAGCCCGTTTTACTTTATACGACTTGACAACCATTATTTCAGTGACAATGTTTCGACAAAAAGCAAAAGTTTTCATTACTAATGGTAAAAGCTCAAACGATATGCCTTGATTTCTTTACAATTCTTATCACTTTAAACAAAGCAGCACCAGCTCAAAATAAATCAACATTTGGCAATATGCAAGACTTCCCGCCCCTTTTTCATAGAGAAAACATGCATTTAATCTTGTAAAGGTATCAACAAGGGACCAAccaaattattcaaaatgtttCAGGTCGTCGACCGATACATCGAAACGTTCGATACATCGAAACGTTTCTTTGAGAAGCCCTCCCTTCTCCCGAAAGTAGTGCTTATCAACCAACATTATAGATTGATGCACGTTGTTCAATCATTCAACATATTACAGGCATTTCAACATTGTAAGTGATTTCTGATCCTCCCCAATCGTATCTTCTATTGTGACGGGTGATGTTAAAATTGGACGGCCCCGAAACTCCGACAGTCCGCTTGGACTGAGGGCGCCCTTCTCAATTTTCCTTAATTCAGAACTAGGGCCCTtgtcgaaaccacggcttccgctccagattcggctcaggctagcttgagTGGCCCCGCGTTGTTTTGAAGTACGACGTGTtcggggcttcagacgagagaacagaccctgaagccgaagccgaatccaaagccgaagccgtggattagAAAAGGGCCTATGTTAAGGCTCAGAGTGAATTATAAAACCAATGAGGGAATACTCTTGCATACAACAATAtaaacaacatttctttttttaaaaaaatacccagaAGGTTGAAACTGCGTTAAATTATTACACACCATTGAAACTGTTTGCATTGTAGTCATTATATAAACCATAAAAGATATTATCAGTAATAATTTAACTCCGTATTTTGAGACTCATATCATAATTCACAATACCCTGGTTTAACCGCCGACACAACACACGAATATAATATCAAAGACTGACGTCATACATAGTTAACAATAGTCCGTAAACCAATGGGCTTTTCCCGAACCTTAGCTTAGGCTCCGAGCTCTGTTTGCATCTTGAAACAAAATTGTAGTTCAGAGTTCGCGCGGAGGTTTCAaaggccggtgtcgcatgcaattatgtcctctatgcaatactatccagaGGACACTGTTGCATATGCAACATTGTCCGCCGGActgttttgcatatgcaatcgtgtccacccggacgctgctgcataatgcaatagTTCACCCGGagacatttgcatatgcagtagtgtccgcccccgtgcaaaaccgtccttgcagtataAACTAAATGCCCTTTGTCGACACGTTcgcaattttattttacaagctaagtgcatgttaTGAATGACATGCGAAATGTTCGGCAGTTTGGTactcgctgcaatcataaaatacgtgaatattcatgcttcatataatacgtaggttcagtgcatgcacgctcgcttacgagTACgagtacacatacatgtacagtcatgtacatgtccgccggacggtttttgcatagcacCGGACACGTTTGCATATGCAacagtgtccggagcggacagtattgcatggcggacacaattgcatctgacaggtGTCGCAAGCATCTCCCCGTGTGGTGATTAAAACTGGCCGACCTCGCGGCCGCAGTTTTGTACGTATTCAACACCAACAAAATGCCGTTCTGAGGTTTTCCAGACGAAGCAACCCTATAGCTTATGAATTTGGTGAACACAAATCTAGACATCAGTTTAACACAATCTGCCAAAGAAGATGTAGCTATACGATTGCACTTTTCATGATCTGCAATCTGCATAGAGTCCTCCACAAACCGGTGTAACACCGAACATACATTTCGACGCAAACAACAGAAAGCGCGCTCGCTTCTGTAGGCCTACCCTTAATGCATAGTAACACTTTGAACAAATGCGTCAAAAAATCTTGCGTGACGCAAACTGATCACACGTCTTGGCCCGAGCTCCATTTCCCAGAGCACTATAGATTCATCTTAAGTTGAGTTGTCGTACAGTATTAACATGATGATCTGTCTGTGTTGTGCCAATTTGCTTAACAACTAGGATAGTAACAACTAGGATAGGATCGGTCCCTATAGAAAAGGCTATAAATCACTTCTTGATTttacaatattttcaaaaagcAAATTCGTTGCACGTCTGAGGTAAATACTTTTTTGAAGATACACGATTGTCTGTAAGGTTTTAAGCGTCCATGCAACTATTAATGTAGGGCTACTGGTAAATTTTAATTCAACCATCAATATTTAACATGGCTACATTCAGCAACATTCAGCGGGTTGTTCTGATTTCTGATTCTACAGATTTCTGATTATACGGAAGCCCAAAAATGCAAACATAACATAATGAATGACAGTCAGCCTTCGTAACCGTAtaatgttttcataaataacAACTCTTAAATAACATCTTGAAGCGTTCATACACATGATATATAAAAAGATACTGAAGACATCATTTTGTTTGTGGGTTCAAGAAAGGGCAAAGTTAAACCAAAGTTCACAAAGGTAGCACCAGATCTGAGTCAGAAGTGCGTTTTAAAGAGGGTTTTAAATGGCGTCTTTGTTTTTATCCACTCATTTTCAATGGAGGCTTAATGTAAGTCCCTTACTTGACCTTTAGGCTAAAGGgtataaaatatcattttatttgATGCTTTTCATAGCAAAATTTTAAACGTCACGTCGTCGTTTTTCAAATACAATGCTGTTTTAATGAACATCATCAACATTCAGGAATTACCTAAAAAGATGTCCGAACAAAAACGTACATATATTGAAAACTTGACGTTATTGAAGTTTTGGCGGTTTTGGCAACAATTTGGTGAGAGACTTGTTATTTTCCCACTTTTATTAGAATTatttctattggaaaatgagtgcattAAACAACTTCCTTTGACTTTGGAGACCCTCTTTAAGTGCATTGTATCATAACCAAAGATCTTACACCAGTTATTGAAACAGGTGAAGCGTGTTATATCAATGATGAACAGTTCAAGAGTTCCAAGAGTAATCTATATCAACAACGCATGGTCAGCGTTCAGTTGTATCAAAGATCATAGACTTTGGCAATACAATGCTGCCGGTACTACCTCTATCATCAGCATCTGACGTAAATATCCTAAAGCCATTCTGCTTCCAGTCGGGGAACTCGAAGTAAACATTTAAGCACATTCTGCTTCCAGTGGGAGGAgctcaaagtaaaacattttaagcATTATTATACACACAGCAATACTTCATAGTGTCCACAAATTTGAGGCGATGTGGGGCTGGAAGAAACTTCTTGCCTTTTCTTGAAATGTTCCATTTTGCAGCCCAGGAGCTGACTTGAAGTTGGCTCTGATAAACAAACACTTGGCCAAGAATTCCAGCAGCACACTGACATAATTGGAAATACCATACAGGCCTTGATTCTTGAATTTCGTCCTTGAAGGAGCACAGCAATTTCCTCTTGTATGTGGCACTTCTATGaagaaaattttaatttgtacctGAACCTTGTACAGGGCACAGGAAcgaaagcacagggcaccacgacaTTAGTactgtgggtgccatgggttaaTGCGAGGTCTGACCATGGACTTCCAAATTACCGAAGGCAGTCTGATAACAGTCCCAAAATCGTCCGTACACCAGAATACTACCCGATATCGGTCTGATACTCACACTTGACCGACTTTACTGGTAGTTTTCCAAACAAGAAATCTTTACATCACCGGTGGGAGACTCAGTCAAGGGCACTAAGTGGTACAAAATGAGTATGCAGGTAGATTTAAGTATCATCCTTTATTTTAAGGTCCAGGGAGGCACAATTCTACGGCTTGTAGGTCTCCACATGCATATCAACTCGTCGAGCGTATTGGTATTGCTGCGAATATTTTCTGACCACCATGTCGTAGAACAGCATCCCCATGCCGAAGATACACACCATTCCTCCCACGAAGCCGGCCCACAAGGCGGCCCGCTGGTCGCTGCTTAGACCCCCTGAGGACACGAGGAGAAAATTATCAAGatcagtttaaaaaacaaacgatGTACAACTTCACAAGACATTTACACAATTAATTTGTCAACAATATTAACAACATTTCTATGGTGTCATTCCAGATCATGGCGCTCAGCAACAAGAGGCAATGAAAAACAGATACATTTGTAAAGGCCAACTGGAAACAGGTGAGTTTTTAAGGGTTTTTTGTATGACGAACCAGTGTCCAGTGATCTGATGTGAAAGGGTAAATTGTTCCAAAGTTTTGGGCCAGCAATTGTGAAGGACATCTTTAAATAACCTTCCCCTTCGA
Protein-coding regions in this window:
- the LOC139939339 gene encoding uncharacterized protein, yielding MTWNYVLRINVLLGLCVALAHCQNEQAQQTSSSAASTSTQAPQPQTAGDEGGLSSDQRAALWAGFVGGMVCIFGMGMLFYDMVVRKYSQQYQYARRVDMHVETYKP